One Mycobacterium marseillense DNA window includes the following coding sequences:
- a CDS encoding PPE family protein: MSFDFGALPPEVNSLRMYTGAGAAPMMAAAAAFSSLADELSTTASASQSAISNLTGEEWIGPSSSAMATAVEPYLTWMHTTAAQLQQAASQAMVSAAAYEAAFAMTVPPPLIAANRAQLAALTATNVLGQNTAAIAATEAQYSEMWAQDAAAMYGYAAASAAAGKLSPLTSPAPTNNPGGLGAQAAAVSQATASGAQTSGLNQVVSRTPDAVRLLAAPLDPPSGLSGLDSFLGNPVVNSVGNAGFDAVSWNVFNTIVSNILYNHTLDAAASAGFAGDVGGAVGGGALVGAVAPASTASVGAAPVLASMGSAAPVGGLSTPVAWSAATPAPAAATAAGSGWTAPVEEPRTTWATGMPAVASAGRGGYGMGPRYGVKPTVMPTRLLV, from the coding sequence ATGTCTTTCGACTTTGGAGCACTTCCCCCCGAGGTCAATTCCCTCCGCATGTACACCGGGGCGGGGGCCGCGCCGATGATGGCCGCCGCGGCGGCGTTCAGCAGCCTCGCCGACGAATTGAGTACGACCGCCTCGGCCAGCCAGTCGGCGATCTCGAACCTGACCGGCGAGGAGTGGATCGGCCCCTCCTCGTCCGCGATGGCCACCGCCGTCGAGCCATACCTGACCTGGATGCACACCACCGCCGCGCAGCTGCAGCAGGCCGCCTCCCAGGCCATGGTGTCGGCGGCCGCCTATGAGGCCGCCTTTGCGATGACGGTGCCGCCGCCGCTGATCGCGGCCAACCGGGCTCAGCTCGCGGCCCTGACCGCGACGAATGTCCTGGGCCAGAACACCGCCGCCATCGCGGCCACCGAGGCGCAGTACAGCGAGATGTGGGCCCAGGACGCCGCCGCCATGTATGGCTACGCCGCCGCGTCCGCGGCCGCCGGCAAGCTGAGCCCGTTGACCTCGCCGGCGCCGACGAACAACCCGGGCGGGCTCGGCGCGCAAGCCGCGGCCGTCTCCCAGGCCACGGCCTCCGGCGCGCAGACGAGCGGCCTCAACCAGGTCGTGTCCAGAACGCCGGATGCGGTCCGGCTTTTGGCGGCGCCTCTGGACCCGCCGTCCGGCCTGAGCGGATTGGACAGCTTCCTGGGCAACCCGGTGGTGAACAGCGTCGGCAACGCCGGCTTCGACGCCGTGTCCTGGAACGTCTTCAACACCATCGTGTCCAACATCCTGTACAACCACACTCTGGACGCGGCGGCTTCCGCCGGTTTCGCCGGCGATGTGGGCGGCGCGGTCGGAGGCGGCGCCTTGGTGGGCGCGGTGGCTCCGGCGAGCACCGCGAGCGTCGGCGCCGCGCCGGTGCTGGCGAGCATGGGCTCGGCCGCCCCGGTCGGCGGCTTGTCGACACCGGTCGCCTGGTCCGCGGCCACCCCCGCGCCCGCTGCCGCGACGGCCGCGGGCTCGGGGTGGACCGCGCCGGTCGAAGAGCCGCGCACGACGTGGGCGACGGGCATGCCGGCGGTCGCCTCGGCCGGGCGCGGCGGCTACGGCATGGGCCCGCGTTACGGGGTCAAGCCGACGGTGATGCCCACGCGGTTGCTCGTGTAA
- a CDS encoding PPE family protein, SVP subgroup — MSFVTTRPEALLATASMLEALGSSMDAQNAAAAAPTTSIAPAAADEVSALQAATFSAYGAWYQQVSAQAKAIHQTMVQNLDTSAGSYGETETANRATTSASALQAITPNAVTDPVTDPPPGSTALGTEIGWGQNVGAAASDFITLGEGQFAPVAGAAGIPNFNPGLASATSSAPAPAAPAAVGAAPMLASMGRGPSIGALSVPPSWAAGGVPSVSPAPGQLVGAGFTSAAPHAAPVTTVPGGLPSMATSGRSGYGLGAPRYGVKPTVMPKPAI, encoded by the coding sequence ATGTCCTTTGTCACCACTCGGCCGGAGGCGCTCCTGGCCACGGCGAGCATGCTCGAAGCGCTCGGCTCCTCGATGGACGCCCAAAACGCAGCCGCCGCGGCGCCCACCACGAGCATCGCCCCCGCGGCCGCCGACGAGGTGTCGGCGCTGCAGGCCGCGACGTTCTCCGCCTACGGCGCCTGGTACCAGCAGGTCAGCGCCCAGGCGAAGGCGATCCACCAGACGATGGTGCAGAACCTCGACACCAGCGCCGGATCCTATGGCGAGACCGAGACCGCGAACCGCGCGACGACCAGCGCCTCGGCATTGCAGGCAATCACGCCGAACGCCGTCACGGACCCGGTCACCGACCCGCCCCCGGGGAGCACCGCCCTGGGGACCGAGATCGGGTGGGGTCAGAACGTCGGCGCCGCCGCGTCGGACTTCATCACCCTGGGCGAGGGGCAATTCGCCCCCGTCGCCGGCGCCGCGGGAATCCCCAATTTCAATCCGGGACTCGCGTCAGCGACGTCGAGCGCACCCGCACCGGCCGCCCCGGCGGCCGTGGGTGCGGCGCCGATGCTGGCGAGCATGGGGCGCGGGCCCTCGATCGGCGCGTTGTCGGTGCCGCCCAGTTGGGCCGCCGGCGGTGTCCCGTCCGTGAGCCCCGCCCCGGGGCAGCTGGTCGGCGCGGGCTTCACCAGCGCCGCGCCCCACGCCGCGCCGGTGACCACCGTGCCGGGCGGCCTGCCGTCGATGGCCACCTCCGGACGCAGCGGCTACGGCCTCGGCGCCCCGCGCTACGGGGTCAAGCCGACCGTCATGCCCAAGCCGGCGATCTAG
- a CDS encoding AAA family ATPase — protein MPIRWNVPHHATASERLDAALADGGRGAAVLGPDGVGKSTLARVAAEHFAGQHPDTLIRWVTGTPTERAVPFGAFSHLVQIADIGKPAALLRAARASLGGDDLLLVVDDAQHLDVLSATLVYQLARSGAARLIVTARADSSPHAIAALWSDGLLDRLDIEPAGGTTPPAEVDAFLAELPAPARSVMEYLAVCEPLSLTDLTVLAGDGAVADAVKWGAAETRVRGGTSEDPVVYTAHPLFAERTLAALDPDDARQRRTELVTLLSQRPSDHLSDRLRLMSLAMDSDVRQRPADVVAAGQQALRLGDMALGERLARAALERSGGLAARLTLAHALGWQGRGREADAVLADVDSTGLTEAALMEWALLRAANQFWMLGEPERATAFLRTVRTRVADAGPRTTLDALSATFAMNAGNVGHAVKVADEVLASPSADDQAVAWAGSAAALCAARQGRFGDVEPLAQRALGAEHPGLLRFTIGLGQTTTLLLAGRLDEARQLARQFTDFAELQQPGRAIGEVLLAHVLLAGGEFDSAAALLTPATATLERTGYSWGPLSLTLLATALSQLGDTAAAAKALSRAESRHGTKSALFAPELGVARAWRLALMRDSHGAVAAAREAARAAERGGQRAVAVRVWHEAVRLGDSRAADPLARLCDEIDCVVGRIALAHARALTAGDAEALRAVSDELTSIGMQAAAADAAAQARRCGA, from the coding sequence GTGCCGATTCGATGGAACGTCCCCCACCACGCGACGGCCTCAGAACGGCTGGATGCGGCGTTGGCCGACGGGGGCCGGGGAGCGGCGGTGTTGGGGCCCGACGGTGTCGGCAAATCCACCTTGGCCCGCGTGGCCGCCGAGCACTTCGCCGGTCAGCACCCCGACACGCTCATCCGCTGGGTCACCGGCACCCCGACCGAACGCGCGGTCCCGTTCGGGGCCTTCAGCCACCTGGTGCAGATCGCCGACATCGGCAAGCCGGCGGCGCTGCTGCGGGCCGCGCGCGCCTCGCTGGGCGGCGATGACCTGCTGCTCGTCGTCGACGACGCCCAACACCTGGACGTGCTCTCGGCCACCCTGGTCTACCAGCTGGCGCGGTCCGGAGCGGCGCGGCTGATCGTCACCGCCCGCGCCGACTCCTCCCCCCATGCGATCGCCGCGCTGTGGAGCGACGGCCTGCTCGACCGGCTCGATATCGAGCCGGCCGGCGGAACCACGCCGCCCGCGGAGGTCGACGCCTTCCTCGCCGAGTTGCCCGCACCGGCGCGGTCGGTGATGGAGTACCTCGCCGTCTGCGAGCCGCTATCCCTCACCGATCTGACCGTCCTGGCCGGCGACGGCGCGGTGGCCGACGCGGTGAAATGGGGTGCCGCCGAGACCCGGGTGCGCGGCGGGACCTCCGAGGACCCGGTCGTCTATACGGCCCACCCGCTGTTCGCCGAGCGAACGCTGGCCGCGCTCGACCCCGACGACGCACGACAACGACGCACCGAGCTGGTCACGCTGCTGTCGCAGCGTCCGTCCGACCATCTCAGCGATCGGCTGCGGCTGATGTCGTTGGCGATGGACAGCGACGTGCGCCAACGGCCCGCCGACGTCGTGGCCGCCGGGCAGCAGGCGCTGCGGCTGGGCGACATGGCGCTGGGCGAGCGGCTGGCCCGCGCGGCGCTGGAGCGCTCCGGGGGCCTCGCGGCGCGGCTCACGCTCGCGCACGCGCTGGGCTGGCAGGGCCGCGGCCGCGAGGCCGACGCGGTGCTGGCCGACGTCGACTCCACCGGCCTGACCGAAGCCGCGCTGATGGAGTGGGCCCTGCTGCGGGCGGCGAACCAGTTCTGGATGCTCGGCGAGCCGGAGCGGGCCACCGCGTTTCTGCGCACCGTCCGCACTCGCGTCGCGGACGCCGGCCCGCGGACCACCCTGGACGCGCTGAGCGCGACCTTCGCGATGAACGCGGGCAACGTCGGACACGCGGTCAAGGTCGCCGACGAGGTGCTGGCCTCGCCGTCCGCCGATGACCAGGCGGTGGCCTGGGCCGGCAGCGCGGCCGCGTTGTGCGCGGCGCGGCAGGGCCGATTCGGTGACGTCGAGCCGTTGGCGCAGCGCGCCCTCGGCGCCGAACATCCCGGGCTGCTGCGGTTCACGATCGGTCTGGGCCAGACGACCACACTGTTGTTGGCGGGCCGGCTCGACGAGGCCCGCCAGCTCGCCCGGCAGTTCACCGATTTCGCCGAACTGCAGCAGCCGGGCCGCGCGATCGGCGAGGTGCTGCTGGCGCATGTGTTGCTTGCCGGCGGCGAATTCGATTCCGCGGCGGCACTATTGACCCCGGCGACCGCCACCCTGGAACGCACCGGCTATTCGTGGGGGCCGCTGTCGCTGACGCTGCTGGCGACCGCGCTGTCCCAGCTGGGCGATACCGCCGCCGCGGCAAAAGCGTTGAGCAGGGCCGAATCCCGGCACGGCACCAAGTCGGCCCTGTTCGCGCCCGAGCTCGGGGTGGCGCGGGCCTGGCGGCTGGCGTTGATGCGCGATTCGCACGGCGCGGTGGCCGCCGCGCGCGAAGCCGCCCGCGCGGCCGAGCGCGGTGGGCAGCGGGCCGTCGCGGTGCGCGTCTGGCACGAGGCCGTGCGGTTGGGCGATAGCCGGGCCGCCGATCCGTTGGCCCGGCTCTGCGACGAGATCGATTGTGTCGTAGGCAGAATCGCGTTGGCCCACGCCCGAGCGCTCACCGCCGGCGACGCCGAGGCGTTGCGGGCGGTGTCGGACGAGCTGACGTCGATCGGGATGCAGGCGGCCGCCGCCGATGCCGCCGCCCAAGCGCGGCGGTGCGGCGCTTAG
- a CDS encoding acyl-CoA synthetase: MLLASLDPSALTATDVADAVRIDGTVLSRSDLVGAATSVAERVGGAGRVAILAAPTAATVLAVTGCLIAGVPFVPVPADVGAAERRHMLTDSGAQAWLGAAPPKDSAPEGLPHIPVRLHARSWHRYPEPAPDATAMIIYTSGTTGLPKGVVLSRRAIAADLDALAEAWQWTADDVLVHGLPLFHVHGLVLGLLGSLRVGNRFIHTGKPTPQGYAQARTDFDGTLFFGVPTVWSRVGADEAAATALGPARLLVSGSAPLPVPVFDRLAALTGHQPVERYGASESLITISTRADGERRPGWVGLPLTGVQTRVLDDDGGAVPHDGESVGKLHVRGPMMFDGYLNRPDATAEAFDTDGWYRTGDVAVIDGGGMHRIVGRESVDLIKSGGYRIGAGEIETVLLGHPGVEEAAVVGMPDADLGQRIVAYIVGSASGDELINYVAQQLSVHKRPREVRVVDALPRNAMGKVLKKELLSDG; the protein is encoded by the coding sequence GTGCTGCTGGCGTCCCTTGATCCCTCGGCCCTGACCGCCACCGATGTCGCCGACGCGGTGCGCATCGACGGCACCGTGCTTAGCCGCAGCGACCTGGTTGGTGCCGCGACGTCGGTGGCCGAGCGGGTGGGCGGCGCGGGCCGCGTCGCGATCCTGGCGGCCCCGACCGCCGCGACCGTGCTGGCCGTCACCGGGTGCCTGATCGCCGGGGTGCCCTTCGTCCCAGTGCCCGCCGACGTCGGCGCCGCCGAGCGCCGGCACATGCTCACCGACTCCGGAGCGCAAGCCTGGCTTGGGGCAGCGCCCCCAAAAGACTCGGCGCCCGAAGGGCTGCCGCACATTCCCGTGCGGCTGCACGCCCGCTCCTGGCACCGCTATCCCGAGCCCGCGCCCGACGCCACCGCGATGATCATCTACACCTCGGGCACCACCGGGCTGCCCAAGGGGGTGGTGCTGAGCCGGCGCGCGATCGCCGCCGATCTGGACGCGCTGGCCGAAGCCTGGCAATGGACGGCCGACGACGTCCTGGTGCACGGCCTGCCGCTCTTTCACGTGCACGGCCTGGTGCTGGGCCTGCTCGGCTCGCTGCGGGTCGGGAATCGCTTCATCCACACCGGGAAACCGACGCCGCAGGGCTATGCGCAGGCCCGCACCGACTTCGACGGCACGCTGTTTTTCGGCGTGCCCACCGTATGGTCGCGGGTCGGGGCCGACGAGGCGGCCGCCACGGCGCTGGGCCCGGCGCGACTGCTGGTCTCCGGAAGCGCACCGCTGCCGGTTCCGGTGTTCGACCGGTTGGCCGCCCTCACCGGACACCAGCCCGTCGAACGCTACGGCGCCTCGGAATCGCTGATCACCATTTCGACGCGGGCCGACGGCGAGCGGCGCCCGGGCTGGGTGGGCCTTCCGCTCACCGGCGTGCAGACCCGGGTGCTCGACGACGACGGCGGCGCGGTGCCGCACGACGGGGAGAGCGTCGGAAAGCTCCACGTCCGCGGTCCGATGATGTTCGACGGCTACCTGAACCGGCCGGACGCCACCGCCGAGGCGTTCGACACCGACGGCTGGTACCGCACCGGTGACGTCGCGGTCATCGACGGTGGGGGGATGCACCGCATCGTGGGACGCGAGTCGGTCGACCTGATCAAGTCCGGCGGCTACCGCATCGGCGCGGGGGAGATCGAAACGGTGCTGCTGGGGCATCCAGGCGTCGAGGAGGCCGCGGTGGTGGGGATGCCCGATGCGGACCTGGGTCAGCGCATCGTCGCCTACATCGTAGGATCCGCCAGCGGCGACGAACTGATCAACTATGTCGCGCAACAACTTTCGGTGCACAAGCGGCCGCGCGAGGTCCGCGTCGTCGACGCGCTGCCCCGCAACGCCATGGGCAAGGTCCTCAAAAAAGAGTTGCTGTCCGACGGCTGA
- the dapD gene encoding 2,3,4,5-tetrahydropyridine-2,6-dicarboxylate N-succinyltransferase, with product MTRAAGAEGIGLATLAADGSILDTWFPAPELTESGTGATSRLALSDVPPELTALIGRDDDRGTETVAVRTVIGSLDDVAADAYDAYLRLHLLSHRLVAPHGLNAGGLFGVLTNVVWTNRGPCAVEGFEAVRARLRRHGPVTVYGVDKFPRMVDYVLPTGVRIADADRVRLGAHLAPGTTVMHEGFVNYNAGTLGASMVEGRISAGVVVGDGSDVGGGASIMGTLSGGGTEVISIGKRCLLGANAGLGISLGDDCVVEAGLYVTAGTKVITPEGKEMKAREFSGGNNLLFRRNSLSGAVEVVARGGQGIALNEDLHAN from the coding sequence GTGACAAGAGCAGCAGGTGCCGAAGGGATAGGCCTGGCAACGTTGGCCGCCGACGGATCGATCCTCGACACGTGGTTTCCCGCACCGGAACTGACCGAGTCGGGCACGGGCGCCACGTCACGACTGGCGCTGTCCGACGTCCCCCCGGAACTGACCGCCCTGATCGGCCGGGACGACGACCGCGGCACCGAAACCGTCGCCGTGCGCACGGTCATCGGTTCGCTGGACGACGTGGCCGCCGACGCCTACGACGCCTACCTGCGGCTGCATCTGCTGTCGCATCGGTTGGTGGCGCCGCACGGGCTGAACGCCGGCGGCTTGTTCGGGGTATTGACCAATGTGGTCTGGACTAACCGCGGGCCCTGCGCCGTCGAGGGTTTCGAGGCCGTACGGGCCCGGCTGCGCCGCCACGGACCGGTGACGGTCTATGGCGTCGACAAGTTCCCCCGAATGGTCGACTACGTGTTGCCGACCGGGGTGCGCATCGCCGACGCCGACCGGGTGCGGCTCGGCGCCCACCTGGCCCCGGGGACGACGGTGATGCACGAAGGCTTCGTCAACTACAACGCCGGCACGCTGGGAGCCTCGATGGTGGAGGGCCGCATCTCGGCGGGCGTGGTGGTCGGCGACGGCTCCGATGTCGGCGGTGGAGCCTCGATCATGGGCACGCTGTCCGGCGGTGGCACCGAGGTCATTTCGATCGGCAAGCGGTGCCTGCTCGGCGCCAACGCCGGCCTGGGCATCTCACTGGGCGACGACTGTGTCGTGGAAGCCGGCCTCTATGTCACGGCGGGCACCAAGGTCATCACGCCCGAGGGCAAAGAGATGAAGGCCCGTGAGTTCTCCGGCGGCAACAACCTGTTGTTCCGGCGCAATTCGCTGAGCGGGGCCGTCGAGGTGGTGGCCCGCGGCGGCCAGGGCATCGCCCTCAATGAGGACCTGCACGCCAACTAA
- the dapE gene encoding succinyl-diaminopimelate desuccinylase has translation MLDLRGDPIALTAALVDIPSESRDEARLADEVEAALRAQTSGFEIVRNGNAVLARTRHQRPSRVLLAGHLDTVPVAGNLPSRRDGGELHGCGTADMKSGDAVFLHLAATVAEPVHDLTLVMYDCEEIDAAANGLGRIERELPDWLSADVAILGEPTGGYIEAGCQGTLRVVVSATGTRAHSARSWLGDNAIHKLGAVLERLAAYEARSVDIDGCTYREGLSAVRIDGGVAGNVIPDAAAVTVNFRFAPDRSVPDALQHVHDVLAGLDVQIEQTDAAAGAMPGLSQPAAKALVEAAGGNVRAKYGWTDVARFAALGIPAVNFGPGDPNLAHRRDERVTVANITAAVDMLRRYLGG, from the coding sequence GTGCTGGACTTACGCGGGGATCCGATCGCGCTGACCGCGGCGCTCGTCGACATTCCCAGCGAATCACGAGACGAAGCGCGCCTGGCCGACGAGGTCGAAGCCGCGCTGCGCGCCCAGACCTCCGGCTTCGAGATCGTCCGCAACGGCAACGCCGTCTTGGCGCGAACCCGACACCAGCGGCCGTCGCGGGTGCTGCTGGCCGGCCACCTGGACACCGTGCCGGTGGCCGGAAACCTGCCCAGCCGTCGCGACGGCGGCGAGCTGCACGGCTGCGGCACCGCCGACATGAAATCCGGGGACGCCGTCTTCCTCCACCTCGCCGCCACCGTCGCCGAACCCGTGCACGATCTGACGCTGGTGATGTACGACTGCGAGGAAATCGACGCGGCGGCAAACGGTTTGGGTCGCATCGAACGCGAACTGCCGGACTGGCTGTCCGCCGATGTGGCCATTCTGGGTGAGCCGACTGGCGGCTATATCGAAGCCGGTTGCCAGGGCACCCTGCGCGTCGTCGTCAGCGCCACCGGGACCCGCGCCCACTCGGCGCGATCCTGGTTGGGGGACAACGCCATTCACAAGCTGGGGGCCGTGCTCGAGCGGCTGGCCGCCTACGAGGCGCGCAGCGTGGACATCGACGGCTGCACCTACCGTGAGGGCTTGTCGGCCGTGCGCATCGACGGCGGGGTGGCGGGCAACGTCATTCCCGATGCGGCCGCGGTGACGGTCAACTTCCGCTTCGCCCCGGACCGCTCGGTGCCCGACGCGCTGCAACACGTGCACGACGTGCTCGCCGGGCTGGACGTGCAGATCGAACAGACCGACGCGGCGGCCGGCGCGATGCCGGGTCTGTCCCAACCCGCCGCCAAGGCCCTGGTCGAGGCGGCGGGCGGCAACGTGCGCGCCAAGTACGGCTGGACCGACGTCGCCCGGTTCGCCGCGCTGGGTATCCCGGCGGTCAACTTCGGCCCCGGCGATCCGAATTTGGCGCATCGGCGCGACGAACGCGTCACCGTCGCCAACATCACCGCCGCGGTGGACATGCTGCGCCGCTACCTGGGCGGCTAA
- a CDS encoding MFS transporter, giving the protein MRRIAVACLVGSAIEFYDFMIYGTAAALVFPVVFFPHLSPASATIASMGTFATAFASRPIGAAVFGYFGDRLGRKKTLVATLLIMGLSTVCVGLVPSSGVIGAAAPLILVALRLLQGFAVGGEWAGSALLSAEYAPADQRGRYGVFTLIGGGTAAVLSSATFLGVNLTIGEGSPAFLQWGWRVPFLLSGALVALALYVRLNIEETPVFAEEKARELIPKTPLAELLRLQRREIALAAGSILGALGFIYMAHTYLAMYAHSHLGYSRNFIWFVGALGGFASMGFMAVSAILCDRIGRRRMMLVGWSCCLLWSFLVMPLLNTGRPVGYAVGIVGMCTAAAIGSGPTAAFIPELFATRYRYSGTALAQNLAGIVGSASPPLIAGTLQATYGSWAIGFMLAALTSVSLVCTYLLPETNGTALGVG; this is encoded by the coding sequence ATGCGGCGGATCGCGGTCGCCTGCCTTGTGGGCTCGGCGATCGAGTTCTACGACTTCATGATCTACGGGACCGCGGCGGCACTGGTGTTCCCGGTGGTGTTCTTCCCGCACCTCAGCCCAGCCAGCGCCACCATCGCCTCGATGGGGACGTTCGCGACGGCTTTCGCGTCCCGGCCCATCGGCGCGGCCGTGTTCGGATACTTCGGGGATCGGCTGGGGCGCAAGAAGACCCTGGTCGCCACGCTGCTGATCATGGGCCTGTCGACGGTGTGCGTGGGCCTGGTCCCGAGCTCGGGGGTGATCGGCGCGGCGGCCCCGCTGATCTTGGTTGCGCTTCGGCTGTTGCAAGGGTTCGCCGTCGGCGGCGAATGGGCGGGATCGGCGTTGCTGAGCGCCGAATACGCGCCGGCCGACCAGCGCGGCCGGTACGGCGTGTTCACCCTGATAGGCGGTGGCACCGCGGCCGTGCTGAGCAGCGCAACCTTTCTCGGGGTGAACCTCACCATCGGCGAGGGCAGTCCGGCGTTTCTGCAGTGGGGATGGCGGGTGCCGTTCCTGCTCAGCGGGGCGTTGGTCGCGCTCGCGTTGTATGTGCGCCTGAACATCGAGGAGACCCCGGTGTTCGCGGAGGAGAAGGCGCGCGAGTTGATACCCAAAACCCCGCTCGCGGAGCTGCTGCGGCTGCAACGCCGTGAGATCGCGTTGGCCGCGGGCAGCATCCTCGGCGCGTTGGGGTTCATCTACATGGCCCACACCTACCTGGCGATGTATGCGCACTCCCACCTGGGGTATTCGCGCAACTTCATCTGGTTCGTCGGCGCGCTGGGCGGGTTCGCGAGTATGGGGTTCATGGCGGTGTCGGCCATTCTGTGCGACCGGATCGGGCGCCGCCGCATGATGCTGGTGGGTTGGAGCTGCTGTTTGCTGTGGTCGTTCCTGGTGATGCCGCTGCTGAACACCGGCAGGCCCGTGGGGTACGCGGTGGGGATCGTCGGCATGTGCACCGCGGCGGCGATCGGCTCCGGCCCGACGGCCGCGTTCATCCCCGAGCTGTTCGCCACCCGCTACCGCTACAGCGGGACGGCGCTGGCGCAAAACCTCGCCGGCATCGTCGGTAGCGCCTCGCCGCCGCTGATCGCCGGGACCCTGCAGGCGACGTACGGCAGCTGGGCGATCGGGTTCATGCTGGCCGCCCTCACGTCGGTCAGCCTAGTGTGCACCTATCTGCTGCCCGAAACCAACGGCACGGCCCTCGGGGTCGGTTAG
- a CDS encoding TIGR00730 family Rossman fold protein → MPGERDSAREWAVCVYCASGPQHPELLGVAAELGEAIAERGWTLVWGGGRVSAMGAVASAARARGGRTVGVIPQILMRREIADADADELIVSDTLHERKQIMEDRADAFIALPGGIGTLDELLDTWTTAYLGLHDKPIVLLDPVGHYEGLWTWLCGLLDSGYVSQVAMDRLVLVDKVSAALDACAPG, encoded by the coding sequence ATGCCCGGGGAACGCGATTCGGCCCGCGAATGGGCGGTGTGTGTGTACTGCGCGTCTGGTCCGCAGCATCCCGAATTGCTCGGTGTCGCTGCAGAACTCGGTGAGGCGATCGCGGAGCGAGGCTGGACGCTGGTGTGGGGCGGTGGCCGTGTTTCGGCGATGGGCGCGGTGGCGAGCGCGGCGCGGGCGCGCGGCGGCCGGACCGTCGGTGTCATCCCTCAGATCTTGATGCGTCGCGAGATCGCCGACGCGGACGCCGACGAGTTGATCGTGAGCGACACCCTGCATGAGCGCAAGCAGATCATGGAGGACCGCGCCGACGCATTCATTGCGCTGCCGGGCGGCATCGGCACCCTCGACGAGTTGCTCGACACCTGGACGACGGCCTACCTCGGTCTGCACGACAAACCGATCGTGCTGCTCGATCCCGTGGGCCACTACGAGGGGCTGTGGACGTGGTTGTGCGGGTTGCTGGACAGCGGTTACGTCTCCCAGGTGGCGATGGACCGATTGGTGCTGGTCGACAAGGTGAGCGCCGCGCTGGACGCGTGCGCGCCCGGCTGA